The following are encoded together in the Azospirillum lipoferum 4B genome:
- a CDS encoding alpha/beta fold hydrolase gives MQLTVNGTPAFVHTGGREIDPARPAIVLIHGAGMDHSVWSLQSRYLAHHGRSVLAVDLPGHGRSGGEPLGSIAAIADWVIALLDAAGLERAALVGHSMGALVALDAAARHGARVEAVALLGVAERMPVHPDLLAAAHAGEQSAIEMVIGWGHGPRGHGGAQGGSCPTPGLALIPGGRRLMASIRPGVLGVDLAACNEYGQGADAAASVACPALFLLGALDKMTPAKAGRALAACIKSSQVVVLPQTGHMVMTEAPDAVLDSLTSFLSLRRG, from the coding sequence ATGCAGCTGACCGTCAACGGAACCCCCGCCTTCGTCCACACCGGCGGCCGGGAGATCGATCCCGCCCGTCCGGCAATCGTGCTGATCCACGGCGCCGGCATGGACCACAGCGTGTGGAGCCTGCAAAGCCGCTATCTCGCCCATCATGGCCGCTCGGTATTGGCGGTCGATCTGCCGGGCCATGGCCGGTCCGGCGGAGAGCCTTTGGGCAGCATCGCCGCCATCGCCGACTGGGTGATCGCCCTGCTCGACGCCGCCGGTCTGGAACGGGCGGCACTGGTCGGCCACTCCATGGGTGCACTGGTGGCGCTGGACGCCGCCGCGCGGCACGGCGCGCGGGTGGAGGCGGTGGCGCTTCTGGGCGTGGCGGAACGCATGCCGGTGCATCCGGACCTGCTGGCCGCCGCCCATGCCGGCGAACAATCGGCCATCGAGATGGTGATCGGCTGGGGTCATGGGCCGCGCGGCCATGGCGGCGCCCAGGGCGGCAGCTGCCCGACGCCGGGCCTCGCGCTGATCCCCGGCGGCCGCCGGCTGATGGCGTCGATCCGGCCGGGCGTGCTGGGGGTCGATCTCGCGGCCTGCAACGAATACGGGCAGGGGGCGGATGCCGCGGCGTCGGTCGCCTGTCCCGCCCTGTTCCTGCTGGGGGCGCTGGACAAGATGACGCCGGCCAAGGCGGGGCGCGCTCTGGCCGCCTGCATCAAATCCTCGCAGGTCGTGGTCCTGCCCCAGACCGGGCATATGGTGATGACCGAGGCGCCCGATGCTGTGCTCGATTCGCTGACCTCTTTCCTGTCCTTGCGGCGGGGGTGA
- a CDS encoding PAS domain S-box protein, whose translation MQAGERSVGTPSQMLDGAVAVLSMDGRILQIGQAAAEVLGHTPQALTGSLLDQHIHPEDLQVAKQRLRTRAAAPQGSSRRTIFRFRHADGGWRWLEVTARNELDDPGIGGLALTVRDVSDAITLSERLRASEVRYRTLAEAAPVGILQADAAGQVVFANARLSAITGLEPDRLLGDGWLGAVHPDDRARVAAEWRIEPGRDPQPTDFRFHDPEGAGSDRRVLCQRILMEDGGAIATITDVSEYLHTANALRLSEARNEAILDTVAEAILTVDEAGILLGFNRAAEAMFGVPAGDMLWRPLDRLIPLAHLREEGGARLEFAPGQTTALVARDRAAEAERADGTRFPVELSVSASEVEGRRIYTAILRDVTERRRAEAELLAAKEAAEAADRAKSTFIAAMSHELRTPLNAVIGFSQLLEARTDAPSADRRGQQRDCVIAIRQAGEQLLAIIDDILDMARVEAGGLSLAEEPVDLTALAAQAVADLEFQATHQGVTVEVDAAGDLPPMRGDARRLRQALGNLLSNAIKFSHPQGVVTLAMAPAPDGWVELAVHDRGIGMRADDIATALTPFAQIDQSATRRYEGIGLGLPLALRMVESHGGTLTLDSAPGQGCTATIRLPPSRVMTIEDMLASMM comes from the coding sequence TTGCAGGCAGGCGAACGGTCGGTCGGCACCCCATCCCAGATGTTGGACGGAGCGGTTGCGGTGCTGTCGATGGACGGTCGCATTCTCCAGATCGGCCAAGCCGCGGCGGAGGTGCTGGGCCACACTCCCCAGGCGCTGACCGGCTCCCTGCTGGACCAGCATATTCATCCCGAGGATCTGCAGGTGGCGAAGCAGCGGCTTCGGACCCGGGCCGCCGCTCCGCAGGGCAGCAGCCGCCGTACCATCTTCCGCTTCCGCCATGCCGATGGCGGCTGGCGCTGGCTGGAGGTGACCGCTCGCAATGAACTGGACGATCCGGGGATCGGTGGGCTGGCCCTGACCGTCCGCGACGTCAGCGATGCCATCACCCTGTCGGAGCGGCTGCGCGCCAGCGAGGTGCGCTATCGCACGCTGGCGGAAGCGGCGCCGGTCGGGATCCTTCAGGCCGACGCGGCCGGTCAGGTGGTATTCGCCAATGCCCGCCTTTCGGCCATCACCGGGCTGGAGCCCGACCGGTTGCTCGGCGACGGCTGGCTCGGCGCCGTCCATCCCGACGACCGGGCGCGGGTTGCGGCGGAGTGGCGGATCGAGCCGGGCCGGGATCCGCAGCCCACCGATTTCCGCTTCCACGATCCGGAGGGGGCGGGGTCCGACCGCCGGGTGCTGTGCCAGCGCATCCTGATGGAGGACGGCGGCGCCATCGCCACCATCACCGATGTCAGCGAATATCTGCACACTGCCAACGCCCTGCGCCTGTCGGAGGCGCGCAACGAGGCGATCCTCGACACGGTTGCCGAAGCCATCCTCACTGTGGATGAGGCCGGCATCCTGCTCGGCTTCAACCGTGCGGCGGAGGCGATGTTCGGTGTTCCGGCCGGGGACATGCTGTGGCGTCCGCTCGACCGGCTGATTCCGCTGGCCCATCTGCGTGAGGAGGGCGGCGCCCGGCTGGAATTCGCGCCCGGCCAGACAACGGCCCTGGTTGCCCGCGATCGTGCCGCCGAGGCGGAACGTGCCGACGGCACCCGGTTCCCGGTGGAACTGTCGGTCAGCGCCAGCGAGGTGGAGGGGCGGCGGATCTATACCGCCATCCTGCGCGATGTGACCGAACGGCGCCGGGCGGAAGCCGAACTGCTGGCCGCCAAGGAGGCCGCCGAGGCGGCCGACCGCGCCAAATCGACCTTCATCGCCGCCATGAGTCATGAACTGCGGACCCCGCTTAACGCAGTGATCGGCTTCTCCCAACTGCTGGAGGCGCGGACGGACGCACCGTCAGCGGACCGGCGGGGGCAACAGCGCGATTGCGTCATCGCCATCAGGCAGGCAGGCGAGCAGCTGCTGGCCATCATCGACGATATCCTCGACATGGCACGAGTCGAGGCCGGCGGGCTGTCGCTGGCGGAAGAGCCGGTCGACCTGACGGCGCTTGCCGCCCAGGCGGTGGCCGATCTGGAGTTCCAGGCCACCCACCAGGGCGTGACGGTGGAGGTGGACGCAGCCGGCGATCTGCCGCCGATGCGGGGCGATGCGCGGCGCCTGCGCCAGGCGCTGGGCAATCTGTTGTCCAACGCCATCAAGTTCAGCCATCCGCAGGGCGTCGTGACGCTGGCCATGGCGCCCGCGCCCGACGGATGGGTGGAGCTGGCGGTGCACGACCGCGGCATCGGCATGCGGGCGGACGACATCGCGACCGCCCTGACCCCCTTCGCCCAGATCGACCAGAGCGCCACCCGCCGGTACGAGGGGATCGGCCTCGGCCTGCCGCTCGCGTTGCGTATGGTGGAGTCGCATGGCGGTACCCTGACGCTGGACAGCGCACCCGGTCAGGGCTGTACCGCAACCATCCGCCTGCCGCCGTCGCGTGTCATGACCATCGAGGACATGTTGGCGAGCATGATGTGA
- the queC gene encoding 7-cyano-7-deazaguanine synthase QueC, protein MADQDKTMGAAKEAVVLVSGGLDSTTVLAIAKAEGYRVNALSFRYGQRHSVELEAARRVVAAMGVERHVIADIDLRAFGGSALTDSIDVPKHDSAAELEADPGQGIPVTYVPARNTVFLSFALAWAETLGASDLFIGVNALDYSGYPDCRPEYIAAFEALANLATKAGVEGTSRFKIHAPLMTLDKAGIVRRGLELGVDYSLTHSCYDPTPEGLSCGACDSCLLRLKGFSEAGMSDPIRYAAGTAP, encoded by the coding sequence ATGGCGGATCAGGACAAGACGATGGGTGCAGCGAAGGAAGCCGTGGTGCTGGTCAGCGGCGGCCTCGATTCGACGACGGTGCTCGCCATCGCCAAGGCGGAAGGCTATCGCGTCAACGCCCTCAGCTTCCGTTACGGCCAGCGCCATTCGGTGGAGCTGGAGGCGGCGCGGCGCGTGGTCGCGGCGATGGGGGTGGAGCGGCATGTGATCGCCGACATCGATCTGCGCGCCTTCGGCGGGTCCGCGCTCACCGACAGCATCGACGTGCCCAAGCATGACAGCGCCGCAGAGCTGGAGGCCGATCCGGGGCAGGGCATTCCCGTCACCTATGTGCCGGCGCGCAACACCGTCTTCCTGTCCTTCGCGCTGGCCTGGGCGGAAACGCTGGGGGCGTCCGACCTGTTCATCGGCGTCAACGCGCTGGATTACTCCGGCTATCCCGACTGCCGCCCGGAATACATCGCGGCCTTCGAAGCCCTGGCCAATCTGGCCACCAAGGCCGGGGTGGAGGGGACGAGCCGGTTCAAGATCCACGCGCCGCTGATGACGCTGGACAAGGCCGGCATCGTCCGCCGGGGGCTGGAGCTTGGGGTGGACTACAGCCTCACCCATTCCTGCTACGATCCGACGCCGGAGGGACTGTCCTGCGGTGCCTGCGACAGCTGCCTGTTGCGGCTGAAGGGTTTTTCCGAAGCCGGAATGAGCGACCCGATCCGTTACGCTGCCGGAACGGCACCGTAA
- a CDS encoding tripartite tricarboxylate transporter substrate binding protein — translation MTAASLPQRMAGGPAASFLIAALATLMLWLAGSPAAVQAAYPEKPITMVVAYGAGGSTDVTARMLAPYIERYLGGGRIVVLNRPGAGGEIGFAAIADAAPDGYTIGFINTPNLITILIERQARYALDRLDPLVNIVDDPGVMTVRADSPFRSVADVVEFAKGNPGALTVGSTGVGSDDHLAMLLLERQAGVKMTHVPFAGSAENYRAMLGSHTRICDQNLGEGLRGIAGGDPVRMLGVMSRSRWDMAPDLPTFREQGYAIDMVSMRGIGAPKGLPPDIRRTLIEAITKAAMDPEFQAKARETFQPLRIVGPDAFAAELKQLDGEFRALWTDMPWK, via the coding sequence ATGACAGCAGCGTCTCTCCCCCAGCGTATGGCCGGCGGCCCTGCCGCCTCTTTCCTGATTGCGGCGCTCGCGACGCTGATGCTGTGGCTCGCGGGCTCCCCTGCGGCGGTGCAGGCCGCCTATCCCGAGAAGCCGATCACCATGGTCGTCGCCTATGGCGCCGGCGGGTCCACCGACGTCACGGCGCGCATGCTGGCGCCCTATATCGAGCGCTATCTCGGCGGCGGGCGCATCGTCGTCCTCAACCGGCCGGGGGCCGGCGGCGAGATCGGCTTCGCCGCCATCGCCGACGCCGCGCCGGACGGCTATACGATCGGCTTCATCAACACGCCCAACCTGATCACCATCCTGATCGAACGGCAGGCGCGATATGCGCTGGACCGGCTGGACCCGCTGGTGAACATCGTCGACGATCCCGGCGTGATGACCGTCCGCGCTGACAGCCCGTTCCGCTCGGTCGCCGACGTGGTTGAATTCGCGAAGGGCAATCCGGGCGCGCTTACCGTCGGATCCACCGGCGTGGGGTCCGATGACCATCTCGCCATGCTTCTGCTCGAACGGCAGGCCGGGGTGAAGATGACCCATGTGCCGTTCGCCGGCAGCGCCGAGAACTACCGCGCGATGCTGGGTTCCCACACCAGGATCTGCGACCAGAACCTGGGCGAGGGGCTGCGCGGTATCGCCGGCGGCGATCCGGTCCGCATGCTGGGGGTGATGAGCCGGTCGCGCTGGGACATGGCGCCGGACCTGCCGACCTTCCGCGAACAGGGCTATGCCATCGACATGGTGTCCATGCGCGGCATCGGCGCCCCGAAGGGTTTGCCGCCGGACATCCGCCGCACCCTGATCGAGGCGATCACCAAGGCCGCGATGGACCCGGAGTTCCAGGCCAAGGCGCGCGAGACCTTCCAGCCCCTGCGCATCGTCGGTCCCGATGCCTTCGCCGCGGAGTTGAAGCAGCTGGACGGCGAGTTCCGCGCCCTGTGGACCGACATGCCCTGGAAGTGA
- a CDS encoding tripartite tricarboxylate transporter TctB family protein, with protein sequence MTHTLRSPRSAGSRLRSPQDLAAGLLLSAIALGGLWLARGWEAGSLAMMQAGFFPRLVCYLLLAAGLASILRGLTAEGPATLAWAWRPSVAITIAVIAFAALLDRLGLVLAILALIGIGGLAGRPLRPGPFTALWATLATSCVAIFSWGLGLPLQIWP encoded by the coding sequence ATGACACATACCCTGAGATCGCCCCGGTCGGCCGGATCCCGGCTGAGATCGCCCCAGGATCTCGCGGCCGGACTGCTGCTCAGCGCCATCGCCCTCGGCGGGCTCTGGCTGGCGCGCGGCTGGGAGGCGGGATCGCTGGCCATGATGCAGGCCGGCTTCTTCCCGCGGCTCGTCTGCTATCTCCTGCTGGCGGCCGGGCTGGCGTCCATTCTGCGCGGATTGACGGCGGAAGGACCGGCGACGCTGGCCTGGGCCTGGAGGCCGTCGGTCGCCATCACCATCGCCGTGATCGCCTTCGCGGCTCTGCTCGACAGGCTGGGTCTGGTGCTCGCCATCCTGGCGCTGATCGGCATCGGCGGATTGGCCGGACGGCCGCTGCGCCCCGGCCCCTTCACCGCATTGTGGGCCACGCTGGCCACGAGTTGCGTCGCCATCTTTTCCTGGGGACTGGGCCTGCCGCTCCAGATCTGGCCATGA
- a CDS encoding tripartite tricarboxylate transporter permease, whose product MMDVFANLWLGLGVSVEPMNLVYCFLGALIGTLIGVLPGLGPTATVALLLPITFYLPPVGALIMLAGIFYGAQYGGSTTAILVKLPGESSSVMTCLDGNAMARQGRGGVALATAALSSLFAGCVTTLVIALAGPPLAGMALAFGPSEYVALMLVGLIGAVTLAHGSVVKAVAMILVGLLLSMVGTDVNSGQMRFTFDIPQLYDGLDFVPLAMGLFGLADIIINLEETEGRGIEPSPVHRLWPSWQDFKDAWPAAVRGTALGAFLGILPGGGATLSAFSSYALEKKVARDPSAFGKGAIQGVAGPEAANNAGAQASFIPMLSLGIPSNAVMALMVGAMMIHGITPGPQIMTKQPDLFWGMIASMLVGNVMLVVLNLPLIGLWVRLLRVPYAYLFPAILVFCCIGTYSLKNDVFDVLLMAGFGVFGYVLKKLDCEPAPLLLGFVLGPLLEENLSRAMLLSQGDLTVFVTRPISAGLMAVAAGLLALILLPAFRRQREVAFKE is encoded by the coding sequence ATGATGGACGTCTTCGCCAATCTCTGGCTCGGGCTGGGTGTGTCGGTCGAACCGATGAACCTGGTCTATTGCTTTCTCGGCGCGCTGATCGGCACGCTGATCGGCGTGTTGCCCGGACTGGGGCCGACGGCGACGGTGGCTCTGCTGCTGCCGATCACCTTCTACCTGCCGCCGGTGGGGGCGCTGATCATGTTGGCCGGCATCTTCTACGGCGCCCAGTATGGCGGATCGACCACGGCCATCCTGGTGAAGCTGCCGGGCGAATCCTCGTCCGTCATGACCTGCCTGGACGGCAACGCCATGGCGCGCCAGGGCCGCGGCGGCGTCGCGCTGGCGACGGCGGCGCTGTCGTCGCTGTTCGCGGGCTGCGTCACGACCCTGGTCATCGCGCTGGCCGGTCCGCCCCTGGCCGGGATGGCGCTGGCCTTCGGTCCGTCGGAATATGTGGCGCTGATGCTGGTCGGCCTGATCGGCGCGGTGACCCTGGCCCATGGGTCGGTGGTGAAGGCGGTGGCGATGATCCTGGTCGGACTGCTGCTGTCGATGGTCGGGACCGACGTCAATTCCGGCCAGATGCGCTTCACCTTCGACATTCCGCAGCTTTATGACGGGCTGGACTTCGTGCCGCTGGCGATGGGGTTGTTCGGCCTCGCCGACATCATCATCAACCTTGAGGAGACGGAGGGGCGGGGCATCGAACCCTCGCCGGTCCACCGGCTGTGGCCGAGCTGGCAGGACTTCAAGGATGCCTGGCCGGCGGCGGTGCGCGGCACGGCGCTGGGCGCCTTCCTGGGAATCCTGCCGGGGGGCGGGGCGACGCTCAGCGCCTTTTCCTCCTATGCCTTGGAAAAGAAGGTGGCGCGGGATCCTTCCGCCTTCGGCAAGGGCGCCATCCAGGGCGTCGCCGGGCCGGAAGCCGCGAACAATGCCGGCGCCCAGGCCAGCTTCATCCCGATGCTGAGCCTCGGCATCCCGTCGAACGCGGTGATGGCGCTGATGGTCGGCGCCATGATGATCCACGGCATCACGCCGGGGCCGCAGATCATGACCAAGCAGCCGGACCTGTTCTGGGGCATGATCGCCAGCATGCTGGTCGGCAACGTCATGCTGGTGGTGCTGAACCTGCCGCTGATCGGGCTGTGGGTGCGGCTTCTGCGCGTGCCCTATGCCTATCTGTTCCCGGCGATCCTGGTCTTCTGCTGCATCGGCACCTACAGCCTGAAGAACGACGTGTTCGACGTGCTGCTGATGGCCGGCTTCGGCGTGTTCGGCTATGTGCTGAAAAAGCTGGACTGCGAGCCGGCACCGTTGCTGCTCGGCTTCGTCCTCGGCCCGCTGCTGGAGGAGAATCTCAGCCGCGCCATGCTGCTGTCCCAGGGCGACCTGACCGTCTTCGTCACCCGCCCGATCAGCGCCGGCCTGATGGCCGTGGCCGCCGGCCTGCTGGCCCTCATCCTGCTGCCTGCCTTCCGCCGCCAGCGCGAGGTGGCCTTCAAGGAATAG
- a CDS encoding cupin domain-containing protein, with protein sequence MTLLPLPDLDGIAPEAGGPAADRILSGAPVFTTWNGYESTDGKRFAGTWRSTPGSWRIAYDEWEYCEILEGESVVAHDDGRSWPLKAGDRFVIEPGFQGSWTVVATTTKRYVVVLP encoded by the coding sequence ATGACCCTGCTTCCCCTGCCCGACCTGGACGGCATCGCCCCCGAAGCCGGCGGCCCGGCCGCCGACCGCATCCTGTCCGGAGCCCCCGTCTTCACCACCTGGAACGGTTACGAGTCAACCGACGGCAAGCGGTTCGCCGGAACCTGGCGGTCGACCCCGGGTTCCTGGCGCATCGCTTATGACGAGTGGGAGTATTGCGAAATCCTGGAGGGCGAAAGCGTCGTCGCCCATGACGACGGCCGGTCCTGGCCCCTGAAGGCCGGCGACCGTTTCGTCATCGAACCGGGTTTCCAAGGCAGCTGGACTGTGGTCGCGACCACGACCAAGCGCTATGTGGTGGTCCTGCCCTGA
- a CDS encoding HAD family hydrolase, translating to MNGIQPPGGAPGKQTFETIGFDGDDTLWHNESLFSMTQDRFRALLAHAADPTDLDRRLLEAERANLRVYGYGIKGFVLSMIETAIAVTDGNVAARDLQSLIDFGKAMLDHPVDLLPGVAEVVEALSSRYRLVLITKGDLFDQESKVARSGLSELFHAVEIVSEKDPATYRRVMDRHGIDPERFLMVGNSVRSDILPVLATGAHAVHIPYAITWAHEEAEVPDDHYRRLDSVRDLPALLATW from the coding sequence ATGAACGGCATACAGCCCCCCGGCGGCGCACCCGGCAAGCAGACCTTCGAGACCATCGGGTTCGATGGCGACGACACGCTGTGGCACAACGAATCGCTCTTCTCGATGACGCAGGACCGCTTCCGCGCCCTGCTGGCCCATGCCGCCGACCCAACCGACCTCGACCGCCGCCTGCTGGAGGCGGAGCGGGCCAACCTCCGGGTCTATGGCTACGGCATCAAGGGATTCGTGCTGTCGATGATCGAGACGGCGATTGCGGTCACCGACGGCAACGTCGCCGCCCGCGACCTGCAGAGCCTGATCGACTTCGGCAAGGCGATGCTGGACCACCCGGTGGACCTGCTGCCCGGCGTGGCGGAGGTGGTGGAGGCGCTGTCTTCCCGCTACCGGCTGGTTCTGATCACCAAAGGCGATCTGTTCGACCAGGAAAGCAAGGTCGCCCGCTCCGGTCTGTCGGAGCTGTTCCATGCGGTGGAGATCGTCAGCGAGAAGGACCCGGCGACCTACCGGCGGGTGATGGACCGCCATGGCATCGACCCGGAACGCTTCCTGATGGTCGGCAACTCGGTCCGGTCGGACATCCTGCCGGTGCTGGCGACCGGCGCCCATGCCGTCCATATTCCCTACGCCATCACCTGGGCCCATGAAGAGGCCGAGGTGCCCGACGACCATTACCGCCGGCTCGACTCGGTGCGCGACCTGCCGGCACTGCTGGCGACCTGGTGA
- a CDS encoding DUF1127 domain-containing protein, which produces MATLLHSAEAGRSTSTFSHIVEMASNLLGLWRQRVVTRRELGYLDDRMLQDIGFNRLDAEREMSKPFWRE; this is translated from the coding sequence ATGGCCACCTTGCTGCATTCGGCCGAAGCCGGCCGTTCCACCTCCACCTTCTCCCACATCGTCGAAATGGCCTCGAACCTGCTGGGCCTGTGGCGCCAGCGCGTCGTGACCCGTCGTGAGCTGGGCTATCTGGACGACCGTATGCTCCAGGACATCGGCTTCAATCGCCTGGATGCCGAGCGCGAGATGTCGAAGCCGTTCTGGCGCGAATGA
- a CDS encoding type III PLP-dependent enzyme, whose product MTQKIARFFQEQRPQTPCLVIDLDVVEQNYNDLHDALPDARIFYAVKANPAAEILSLLARLGSAFDCASVPEIQMALAAGATPDRISFGNTIKKEGDIRRAYELGVRLFAFDSEPELEKIERAAPGARVFCRILTSGEGAEWPLSRKFGCDLTMARELLLKARDMDVQPYGVSFHVGSQQKDLMQWDHAIFQVAQLFRELEVLGVDLGMINLGGGFPTRYRTDVPECTAYGQAIFDSLRTHFGNHLPETIVEPGRGMVGSAGIIESEVVLVSRKSAEDPKRWVYLDIGKFGGLAETMDEAIQYPIEVLGDEQEEDREAVILAGPTCDSADVLYERADYKMPMGLKAGDRVRIHATGAYTTTYSAVCFNGFAPLQHYCI is encoded by the coding sequence ATGACCCAGAAGATTGCGCGCTTTTTCCAAGAGCAGCGCCCGCAGACCCCTTGCCTCGTCATCGACCTGGATGTCGTCGAGCAGAACTACAACGATCTGCACGACGCCCTGCCCGATGCCCGCATCTTCTATGCGGTGAAGGCGAACCCGGCCGCGGAAATCCTCAGCCTGCTGGCCCGTCTCGGCTCCGCCTTCGACTGCGCCTCGGTTCCGGAAATCCAGATGGCGCTGGCCGCCGGTGCCACCCCGGACCGCATCTCCTTCGGCAACACCATCAAGAAGGAAGGCGACATCCGCCGCGCCTATGAGCTGGGCGTGCGCCTGTTCGCCTTCGACAGCGAGCCGGAGCTGGAGAAGATCGAGCGCGCCGCCCCCGGCGCCCGCGTCTTCTGCCGCATCCTGACCTCGGGCGAAGGCGCCGAATGGCCGCTGTCGCGCAAGTTCGGCTGCGACCTGACGATGGCGCGCGAGCTGCTGCTGAAGGCCCGCGACATGGACGTGCAGCCCTATGGCGTGTCCTTCCATGTCGGCTCGCAGCAGAAGGACCTGATGCAGTGGGACCACGCCATCTTCCAGGTGGCGCAGTTGTTCCGCGAGCTTGAGGTGCTGGGCGTCGACCTGGGCATGATCAACCTGGGCGGCGGCTTCCCCACCCGCTACCGCACCGACGTGCCGGAATGCACCGCCTACGGCCAGGCGATCTTCGACTCGCTGCGCACCCACTTCGGCAACCACCTGCCGGAAACCATCGTGGAGCCCGGCCGCGGCATGGTCGGCAGTGCCGGCATCATCGAGAGCGAAGTGGTCCTGGTGTCGCGCAAGTCGGCCGAGGATCCCAAGCGCTGGGTCTATCTGGACATCGGCAAGTTCGGCGGTCTGGCCGAGACGATGGACGAGGCGATCCAGTACCCGATCGAGGTGCTGGGCGATGAGCAGGAAGAAGACCGCGAGGCGGTGATCCTGGCCGGTCCGACCTGCGACAGCGCCGACGTGCTGTATGAGCGTGCCGACTACAAGATGCCGATGGGTCTGAAGGCCGGCGACCGCGTGCGCATCCACGCCACCGGTGCCTACACCACGACCTACTCGGCCGTCTGCTTCAACGGCTTCGCGCCGCTGCAGCACTACTGCATCTGA
- a CDS encoding MgtC/SapB family protein: MGLTTVLTMEEIGLRLLAAAFCGALLGLDREMRGKAAGLRTHTLISISCALTTLVALELYVGLHTGGDERPSDPVRVIQGVAQAVGFISAGVMFRSGDSVRGATTAAVIWVAGGLGIACGAGYYLLAGMALALCLMVTILFTVLMDRFPQFGKEDGDGGRVDDDRKLRERRRAARPPGRVRRIARPAPRG; the protein is encoded by the coding sequence ATGGGCTTGACCACGGTTCTGACGATGGAGGAGATCGGATTGCGGCTGCTGGCTGCAGCCTTCTGCGGTGCGCTGCTCGGGCTTGACCGCGAGATGCGCGGCAAGGCGGCCGGCTTGCGCACGCACACGCTGATTTCCATCAGCTGCGCCCTGACGACTCTGGTGGCGCTGGAGCTCTATGTCGGCCTGCATACCGGCGGCGACGAGCGGCCGAGCGACCCGGTGCGCGTCATTCAGGGCGTGGCCCAGGCGGTCGGCTTCATCAGCGCCGGTGTGATGTTCCGTTCCGGCGACAGCGTGCGCGGGGCGACGACCGCCGCGGTGATCTGGGTGGCGGGCGGGCTGGGCATCGCCTGCGGTGCCGGATACTACCTGCTGGCGGGGATGGCGCTGGCCCTGTGCCTGATGGTGACGATCCTGTTCACCGTCCTGATGGACCGTTTCCCGCAGTTCGGCAAGGAGGACGGGGACGGCGGCAGGGTCGACGACGACCGCAAGCTGCGGGAGCGGCGCCGCGCCGCCCGCCCGCCGGGCCGGGTCAGGCGGATCGCCCGTCCCGCGCCGCGGGGATGA